Part of the Deltaproteobacteria bacterium genome is shown below.
CTGAACCGGCGAAATTTTAGCAACTTCCACACCAGCCTCGGCGCCAAGATTTCGCTTGGCCTCACCAAATCCCCAACCATGGTAAGCCATGGCAAAAGCGTAAAGGTCACCTTTGGCGTGACAACCAAAACAATAATAAAACCCTTTGGGCGACACGCTAAACGAAGGCGTTTTTTCACCATGAAAAGGGCAGAGTCCCGTCATGTCGCGGCCCTGCTTTTTCAGCGCAACATAACGACCAATATATTCCGAAAGGTCGATGCGCCGTTTGATTTCATCAATGCTTCCATCATCGGCTTTGTACGGGGCTTTGCCATCACCCATAGGTCCGGGTGTGGCTTGAGGCTCTATGTTGCCCGAATCGATTGTCCCGTCGTCATCTCTAGACACGCTGGTCCCTCATCCCATCAAAGTGTCGCGCTCTCTTGGCGCGGGTGTATCAGATTGACTAATCGCTACACCAAAGACAGAAAATCATAAAGTAATTCCTGATAAATATCCTGGCACCCATTTTGCCTGAGACCTGAGACAACAAAACCCGTCCAACTCAGGAGATTTCATGGGAAAAGCAAAAGATAAGATCCAATTACTACAAGCCACCTTAGCCAGTATCGAAAAACAATTCGGTAAAGGCGCGATCATGCACATGGGTGACACACTTCCTCAGCAAGAAATTGAAACCATTTCATCCGGCAGTCTTGGCGTAGATCTCGCTTTGGGGACCGGAGGCTTTCCGAAAGGAAGGATCACTGAGATTTTTGGACCGGAAGCCAGTGGTAAAACCACCCTCGCGTTACAAGCCATTGCCCAATGCCAAGAGAAAGGTGGTGTTTGCGCATTTATCGACGCAGAGCACGCTCTGGATCTAAACTACGCGCAAAAACTTGGGGTCGTTCCCGACAAACTTCTACTTTCTCAGCCAGATTGCGGGGAACAAGCGCTTGAAATTTGTGAAATGTTGGTCCGCTCAGGAACCATTGATTTAATTGTTCTAGACTCCGTCGCCGCCCTGGTACCGAGAGCAGAGATTGAAGGTTTGATGGGCGACTCTCATATGGGCCTTCAAGCACGGCTCATGAGCCAAGCCATGCGTAAACTTACAGGTATTGCCAACCGTACCGGGTCATCTCTTATATTTATCAACCAATTGCGACACAAAATTGGGGTGACGTTCGGCAACCCTGAAGTTACCACCGGTGGTAACGCGCTTAAGTTTTATGCATCCGTGCGAGTGGAAGTCAGACGTATTGGACCCATTAAAAAAGGTGAAGAGGTCATTGGAAACCGCACCCGAATCAAAATCGTAAAAAACAAGCTGGCGCCACCCTTTCGTCAATTAGAAGTTGAAATTCACTACGGTAAAGGAATTTGGAAGACAGGAGACCTAGTTGAACAGGGGCTCAAATACGAAGTGCTCTCGCGAAACGGTTCGTGGTTATCTTGGGGCGAAGAGCGCCTTGGTCAAGGTAGAGAGCGAGTGGCTGAAAAGCTTGAGACAGAGCCCGACAAGCTGGTTTCGCTGACCGAGGCCATTGAAACGGCCGCCAGGTCCGAAAGAAAGGCTGCGTGATTTTGTAAAACCTATGCCACTCAGGGTAAGAACATTTAAAGAGAACTCAAACCAAGATGAATACACACGCCAAAAGCCAATCCGAGCAGAACGTTGCTGAAATCAAGATGGCTTGGCGCCTCGTTGGTTTGATTTTACTCACTCTTCTCCTGGTTAAACCCCTGGGTGGCATCGCCTATGTTGGTGCCATAGCGTTTACCATCGCCGCTGGGCTCCAGCTTTATTTGCCGATCTGGCGCATGGACAGCCTAAAACGAGACTACGATTTTCTTGGCTTGCATCGTGAACAATTAGGCGCAGACTTTAAACTTACTGCAAAATTATGTGCCATCACTTTCATACCCTATGCGCTTGGCTACCACCTCTTCGTTACCGAGGGCCACGACTGGGTTCAAAGCTTTGGGTTCTCTGAAATCGCCAGCTACATCCCCAATCGCACTTGGTCCCCAAAACTTCCAAGTACCATGGCCGAGTGGCTTAGCAGTACGGGATGGCTATTGAGCCTGAGTGCTACGCACTTCTTAGGCGTGGCGCTGCCTGAAGAAACATTTTACCGCGGCTACCTTCAGCCCCGACTCGAGCAACTTTGGCCACCCCAAACAGCTGTTTTTGGCGTACTTTTAGGAAAAGCAGCTGTGATCACTGCACTGCTTTTCGCTTTGGGCCACTTCCTTGGGGAGTGGAACCCCATGCGACTTGGCCCCTTTTTCCCCGCACTTCTCTTTGCTTGGCTCCGCAATGCGACCGGCTCAATCTACGGCGCCATCAGCTATCACGCTCTGTGTAATATCTTTGGCGCGCTTCTTTTTACGCTTTATCGGACCATCTAACGCACCCTCAAAAACGCGATTTGTTTGCCAGTCTCCAAGGGGCAATGATATTTGAAGTTAAAAGCCTGAATCTTTTAGGGATTTTAATCATCGGGGCCATTAGAGCATGCATTTACCCTGTCCGAGCTGCGGAACAACATACGAC
Proteins encoded:
- a CDS encoding DNA primase, which gives rise to MGDGKAPYKADDGSIDEIKRRIDLSEYIGRYVALKKQGRDMTGLCPFHGEKTPSFSVSPKGFYYCFGCHAKGDLYAFAMAYHGWGFGEAKRNLGAEAGVEVAKISPVQ
- the recA gene encoding recombinase RecA, which produces MGKAKDKIQLLQATLASIEKQFGKGAIMHMGDTLPQQEIETISSGSLGVDLALGTGGFPKGRITEIFGPEASGKTTLALQAIAQCQEKGGVCAFIDAEHALDLNYAQKLGVVPDKLLLSQPDCGEQALEICEMLVRSGTIDLIVLDSVAALVPRAEIEGLMGDSHMGLQARLMSQAMRKLTGIANRTGSSLIFINQLRHKIGVTFGNPEVTTGGNALKFYASVRVEVRRIGPIKKGEEVIGNRTRIKIVKNKLAPPFRQLEVEIHYGKGIWKTGDLVEQGLKYEVLSRNGSWLSWGEERLGQGRERVAEKLETEPDKLVSLTEAIETAARSERKAA
- a CDS encoding CPBP family intramembrane metalloprotease, translating into MAWRLVGLILLTLLLVKPLGGIAYVGAIAFTIAAGLQLYLPIWRMDSLKRDYDFLGLHREQLGADFKLTAKLCAITFIPYALGYHLFVTEGHDWVQSFGFSEIASYIPNRTWSPKLPSTMAEWLSSTGWLLSLSATHFLGVALPEETFYRGYLQPRLEQLWPPQTAVFGVLLGKAAVITALLFALGHFLGEWNPMRLGPFFPALLFAWLRNATGSIYGAISYHALCNIFGALLFTLYRTI